The genome window TCAGATATTCGACCGAACCGGCCATGAAATCCGCGATCACGGCGTCCAGCGGGACGCCTCCGCCGGTGATCAGGATGCCGGTCTGACCGGTGGGACGGAACGTGGTTTTCATCCCGCGCGCCTGCATTTCCGCGTCGATCGACAGGCCGGTGTACATCTTGCCGACCGAACAGTCCGTGCCAATCGCCAGACACCGCTTGCCGGTGCGCTTGACGCCATTGGCGATCGGATAGGCAACCGACGGGATGCGCACGTCGTGCAGCGTCATCCCTGCAACGCGCGCGGCCGCAACCAGATCATCTTCATCCCGCAGCAGATTGTGCAACCCCGAGGCAAGGTCGAACCCCATTTTGAGCGCCTTGACCAGAACCTCTTTCCAGGCATCGCTGATCACACCACCCCGATTGGCAACGCCAATCACAAGGGTCTTTGCCCCGGCGGCCTGGGCCTGTTCCAGCGTCATGTCCTCCAGCCCCACATCGGCACCACAGCCCGGAAGGCGGATCTGACCGACGGCGTTTTCAGGGCGCCAGTCCCTGATACCCTGCGCCACCTTGGCGGCCAGTTGATCGGGCGCGTCGCCCAGGAAAAGCAGATAGGGGGTCTGGATCATGGCAGCCTCTTTGCATTGTCGTATCGGGGTCGAGTCGCGCGAAAATGCCAGAAACGATATGGGATTTCATTGTTCTTTAAGCGCCGGTTTCGCGGATTTGCGAAGAATGTTGCGCAATTCTTCGAAAACCCTATCTTTCCTTCGATGATTGCACCAGATCCCGGATGATCGTGCTAAGCATCACCACCCAGATCGTCCTAAATCTTTTGCACCCATTGTTTGATCTGCAAAGCCTCTTCCCAGCGGTTTGACATCTCTTTCCCGTCCGGGCCGGTCATGGCGTATTCGGGCGGACCAAGCTCACACAGGAAGATGCAATCGCCAGATTGGTTCCACGACCGCCAGTCGGCCAGTCCTTCGCGCCACCAGCCTTTGAACAGATCGACCCATTTCTGATGCTGGGGGAAGCCAAGCTGCAGCTGGATTTGCTGCCGGCTGGCGACGCGCCCCTGCAAGCTGTCGGAACGCCGCAGGATGCGGCTGATCAGGCCACGGTCATGGTCTGACAGTGGAAACCAGAACTCGCGGTCGACAACGTAATGGGACAGATCGGCACAAATGCGCATCTGGGGGATGAGGTCGAGCAGTTGCAGCGTCACGAACAGGTCATTGGTGATGCAATTACGGTGGGTTTCGAATTGGACGGGCACGCCGACCTCGTCGCTCATGTCGATCCAACGGCGGATGATCGGCGCCATCTCGGGGATGGTCAGCGGCATCACCTGGCCGATGATGTCGACGAATGGCGATCCGAAGTCCTTGGCCATCTCAAGGGTGTCGCGGAAGCCGTCAACCTCTTTCGGGAAGGCGACGATCAGCGGCGTCAGGCCGTTGGCTTCAAGATGCGGGCGAACTTCATGCGCCGTGGCCACATCGGATGCGCCAAGATCGATGGCCAGCCCGTCAAAACCTGCCGCAGCCACCATTTCGGCCACCTGATCGAAGGGCAGTTTCACACCCGTCTGGTCATGTGGCTGCATCGCCCACAGCGACGTATAGACCTTCAATTGCCGCATTGCAGAAAACTCCTTGTTGCTGGCGCAGCAATAATCTACCCCAAAGGGCAGCAGACACGAAATTTACTTACGAGGCCACCCATGTCGTTCCGCGTTCAACCCGCCCCCGTCGCCCGCCCGAACCGCTGTCAGCTGTTCGGCCCGGGATCGAACGTAAAACTGTTCGAAAAGATGGCGGCAAGTGCCGCGGACGTCATCAACCTGGATCTGGAAGACAGCGTGGCCCCCGCCGACAAGGCAACGGCGCGGGGCAATGTGATCGCGGCGATCAACGATGTGGACTGGGGGTCCAAACACCTGAGCGTGCGGATCAACGGCCTCGACACGCCCTATTGGTATCGCGATGTGATCGATGTGCTGGAACAGGCGGGTGAGCGGTTGGACCAGATCATGATCCCCAAGGTCGGCTGCGCGGCGGATGTCTATGCGGTGGACGCGCTGGTCACCGCGGCCGAGGCGGCGGCCGGTCGCACCAAGCGGATCGGGCTTGAGGTTATCATCGAAACCGCCGCCGGAATTGCCCATGTGGAAGAGATTGCGGCGAGCTCCCCCCGCCTTCAGGCGATGAGCCTGGGGGCGGCGGATTTCGCCGCCTCCATGGGGATGCAGACAACCGGGATCGGCGGGACGCAGGAAGATTACTACATGCTGCATGACGGGGCGAAGCATTGGTCGGACCCCTGGCATTGGGCGCAAACGGCAATTGTCGCGGCCTGCCGGACCCATGGCGTGCTACCGGTGGACGGGCCGTTCGGGGATTTTTCGGATGACGACGGGTTCCGGGCGCAGGCGCGGCGGTCGGCGACGCTGGGCATGGTCGGGAAATGGGCGATCCACCCGAAGCAGATTGCACTTGCGAACGAAGTGTTCACACCCTCTGACGCAGCCGTGGCCGAGGCACGAGAGATCCTGGCCGCGATGGCCGAGGCCGATGCAAGCGGCGCGGGTGCGGCGGTCTACAAGGGGCGACTGGTTGATCTGGCCAGTGTCCGGCAGGCCGAGGTGATCGTGACGCAGGCCGAAATGATTGGTGGGTGAGACCGGTGATGCGCAGGCGGGAGTGGACATCAGCAGTGCACCGCAAGCAGGGACAAGCCGCCAACGTCCGCTTCCCGCCGATTCTGTGGAAAAACAACGTGTTGCGGGCGCAGAAAGTAGCGATTTGAACATAGCGCGAGCGCCTTTCTGATCAGGCTTTGCGCGTTTGCTGCGGTGCAGGAAAGATCTTTGCCAGTTTGCGAAGGTTTTGGGCAGTGGCGGCGAGCAGGAATTCGTCATTTGCGCCGCATGGTCCACGTAATCGGAGCCGTCCCAGGCCGAGAATGCGCTTGAGGTGGGCAAAGAGCATTTCGACCTTCTTCCGGAGCTTCACCGAGATCTTGTATTGCGGCGTTTTGGCGATTGCGCGGGCGATGTCGCGAGCGTCCTCATGTTCCTCACGGGTGATCTTACGGGCGTCGGCATTCGGGCAGCACTTCGGCTTGGAAGGACAGGATTGGCAGGTGTGCTTCAGCGCTTGGTACTTGGCCACGCCCTTGCCGGTTGGGCCGCGATTGGGGTCGGAGTAGTTTCGGCGGAACTGCTTCAGAGCCTCGCCTTCCGGGCAGATGTATTGATTGTTCTCGGCATCCCATTCGAAGTCAGCTCGGGACCAGGTGCCATCGGTGCGCCCGGCTTTGTCGAAGACCGGGATGTGCGGTGCGATCTTTTCACCCACCAGCCATCCGAGCATGGGTCCCGATCCGTAGGCGGTGTCGGCGATCAGCCGTTCGGGATGAAGATCGAAGCGCTCTTTGGCCCGCTTCAGCATCGTCTTGGTTGACCCCACCTCGGCTTGACGGATCGACCGTGTCGCTTCCACGTCGACGATGACACCATGATCGGTATCGATGAGATAGTTGTCGGAGTAGGCAAAAAATGCGGGACCCTTACGCGCCGCCGTCCACTGGCTGGCTGGGTCGGAATAGGACGTGAACTTTGGCTCGACCGGTGTCGCTGCTCCGAATGCGGCCTCATCCAGAGTGTCGAGATACTCGCGGACCGCGCGGGGTGCAGCGTCTGCATCGATCCGCGCAATGTCCCATTCTTCCTTTGGCGCAGAGTACTGCTTGTTGGCATCCGCCTCGATCAAGCTGGCATCGACGGCCAGGCGCTGACCGCTGACGAGACCTTCGGCGATGCATCGCGCGACCGTGGTCTCGAAGAGATGGCGCAGCAGCTCACTCTCGCGGAACCGACCATGCCGGTTCTTTGAAAAGGTCGAGTGATCCGGCACCCGATCGGCCAGGTCGAGCCGACAAAACCACCTGTACGCGAGGTTCAAGTGTACCTCTTCACAGAGCCGCCGCTCGGACCGGATGCCGAAGCAGTAACCGACGATCAGCATCCGGATCAGCAGTTCAGGATCGATCGAAGGACGACCGGTGTGGCTGTAGAAATCGGCAAGATGGGCGCGGATGCTGCTCAGATCGACGAAACGATCAATCGATCGCAGCAGGTGATCTTGCGGGACATGGTCTTCCAGCGAGAACTCATAGAACAGCGCCGCCTGTGCTTCCTGCCTCGGTCCCATCATGGCTGATCCTCCCGCTTGTTGAGAGGATTGAATCAGCGCCATAGCCCTCGATCAAGCAGGAGTTTTTCAACAAAATTCGCCTTTTGCAGGCTTTCATGGATGGTCCGGCCAATGGCCATCGCCTCACCCACGGATTTCATCGCCGTCGACAGCAGCGGTTCGGCGTCGGGGAATTTCTCGAATGCAAAGCGGGGGATTTTGGTCACGACATAGTCAATCGTCGGCTCAAAGCTGGCCGGCGTGACCTTGGTGATGTCGTTATCCAACTCATCCAGCGTGTAACCCACGGCCAGTTTCGCCGCGATCTTGGCAATCGGGAAACCTGTCGCTTTTGATGCCAGCGCGGACGAGCGGCTGACCCGCGGGTTCATCTCGATCACCACCATGCGCCCGTCTTCCGGGTTCACCGCCCATTGCACGTTTGACCCGCCGGTCTCGACGCCGATCTCACGCAAAACGGCAATCGAGGCCGCGCGCATCCGCTGGTATTCCTTGTCGGTCAGGGTCAGGGCCGGAGCGACGGTGATCGAGTCACCGGTGTGTACCCCCATCGGATCGACGTTCTCGATCGAACAGATGATGATCGCGTTGTCGGCTTTGTCGCGCACGACCTCCATCTCATATTCTTTCCATCCCAGCAGAGATTCGTCGATCAGGATCTGATTGACCGGGCTGGCGTCCAGCCCGGTGCGACAGAAATGTTCATATTCGCTGCGGTTGTAGGCGACGCCGCCGCCTGTACCGCCCAGCGTGAAAGCAGGCCGGATGATCGCGGGCAGGCCGATGTCGTCCAGCGCCGCCATGCATTCGTCCATCGAATTGGCGATGGTCGCGCGCGGGTTTTCCAGCCCGATCCGGTCCATCGCCTCGCGAAACAGCTTTCTGTCCTCGGCCATCTCGATGGCGTCGCGCTTGGCGCCGATCATCTCGACCCCGAACTTCGCCAAAACGCCCATCTCTTCCACTGCCAGCGCGGTATTCAGCCCCGTCTGCCCGCCCATCGTCGGCAGTAACGCGTCGGGTCGTTCGATCTCGATGATCTTGGCCACAACCTCGGGTGTGATCGGCTCGATATAGGTAGCGTCGGCCATGTCGGGATCGGTCATGATCGTTGCGGGGTTCGAGTTCACGAGGATCACCCGATACCCTTCCTCGCGCAGGGCCTTGCAGGCCTGTGCGCCGGAATAGTCGAACTCGCACGCCTGTCCGATGACAATGGGACCGGCCCCGATGATCATGATGGATTTGATGTCGGTTCGTTTCGGCATATGCGACCCCCGATCGGCCGGGGGCAGGGCGACCCGGCGCAAAATTCTTGCGGGTTATAGCCATGGCGCGCGCGTGCACAATACCACCGCGCGGTATTCTTGGCGCTGGCGTCTGCGTCAGGCCGGATTCGCCTGGCGAAAAGCGACCAGCAGGGCGATCAGGGTGGCAAGAAAGACCGGCACCATGATCAGGATTTGTGGATAAACGGGCAGTGCAAGGTCAAAGAACGCCGATTGGAACGGCAAGCTGAGTGTTACGGCGACACTCAACAGCAGAACCATCGCGCGCCGCAGGGGCATCCAGGTCAACACGCCGGGCAACAAAAACAGTGCCAACAAATAGTAATGCGCCCAGCCCAGCGGCGCAAAAAGCGCGACGATCAGGGCAAGCCCCAGCAGCCGCGCGGCGGTGCGTCGATGCGCCCCGTCGCCCCGCGTCACGCGCCACAGAACCCCCGTCGCGATCAGCAATCCCAACTTTGACACGGCCGAGATCCAGCCCGGTTTGGCAAAGATATACTCGTTCTCCACATGCAGCGGCGCAGTTCCGCGCAGGGCGTTGAGGGTTTCAAACAGGAACGTCTCGAACGAAAAGGCAAAGAAGCTGGCGTAAATATGGGCGTTGATCGTGCCGAGGTGGGCAAGGTAGGTTTGATGCAGCCCGACGCCTGCAACCGCGATACTGATCGCCAGCATGGCCGCGCCGGTCAGCAGAAACGCCGCCAACGCCCGCCGGTTGCGATCAAACAGGAAGATCAGCACAAACGCGGCAGGCGTGATCTTGATGCAAGCCGCCAGGGCAAGGGCGATGCCAGCGGCAATGAACCAGCCCGCGATGTATCGCTCGAACGCCAGCAGACACAGGAAGAAGACGAGAATCTGCGTTTGCCCCAGCAACACTGCCGAGATCAACGGCACCCCCGGCACCACCAGCGCGAGGCTGATTAGTACCCAGATCGGGAACGACATGGCGCTGACCCCGATAATCCGCCACGCCAAGCCAATACTGCCCAGCGTCAGGACGACATTGATCAACAGGTTCGCGTTCATCGCCGATTGCGGATCAAACCGGGCCACCGGGGCCATCAGAACCGCAACCCACGGCGGGTAGATGAACGGATAGGTCTGTTCGTCGCCATGCCCGGTCGCCGCCACTGCCGCGACCCAGGCGGGCGGCATCTGGCTGCCGATCACCTCGGGCGGGGCGGCATAGACTTGCGCCAGATCGCCCGCACAGAAGAAATACCCCGCGAAATAAAGCGCGCTGAAATCCACCGCCCAGATATTCCAATGCAGCCCGATCAGACAGACGACGGCGAGCGCCGCACCCAGCACCGCCAAAACGCCGGATCGTTCCTGAACTTGCTGCCCCAGACCGGCCACGCCCGACCCCTTCACTCCGTTTCGCGCAGGCTAGTGCGAGAACGATTTGAGGGGAACCGCTAAGCCGTCAGGCGCAAACCCGACCCTGCGGGACTATTCCGCCGCGTGATGCATCGGCTGCTGCTGTGGGTGGTCGAACAGATATTCCCGCGTCAACGGCACCGCCGCCTGATCGCGCGCCAGCTGGAACTGGAACACCACCTGTCCGTTGTGCCGGAAGCCCATTTCTGACCCCGCCAGATAGAACCGCCACATCCGCACGAAGCGTTCGTCATAAATCGCCCGCGCTGCGGCCTCCTGCGCCGAAAACCGGTCGAACCAGTGCTTCAACGTTTCGGCGTAATGCAGGCGCCAGACCTCGACATCGGTGCTGACCAGACGCTCCTTTTCGACCGCTGCCATGGTTTCCGACATTGCCGGGGTGTACCCGCCCGGAAAGATGTACCGATCTAGCCAGGCGCCACTTGCCCCCGGCGGGTCGCTGCGCCCGATGGTATGGATCAGCGCGACACCATCATCCGCCAGCAGGCTGCGCACGGTGCGGAAATACTCGCGGTAATGCGGCA of Paracoccaceae bacterium contains these proteins:
- a CDS encoding DUF1611 domain-containing protein — encoded protein: MIQTPYLLFLGDAPDQLAAKVAQGIRDWRPENAVGQIRLPGCGADVGLEDMTLEQAQAAGAKTLVIGVANRGGVISDAWKEVLVKALKMGFDLASGLHNLLRDEDDLVAAARVAGMTLHDVRIPSVAYPIANGVKRTGKRCLAIGTDCSVGKMYTGLSIDAEMQARGMKTTFRPTGQTGILITGGGVPLDAVIADFMAGSVEYLTPDNDSDHWDHIEGQGSLFHVSYSGVTMALIHGGQPDALILCHEPSRTHMRGLPGYDLPSLEALRDTALPLARIANPACQVAGISINTKALGEDEAKRLLEDTGTRMGLPATDPFRFGAGPLVDALAAI
- a CDS encoding CoA ester lyase, with translation MSFRVQPAPVARPNRCQLFGPGSNVKLFEKMAASAADVINLDLEDSVAPADKATARGNVIAAINDVDWGSKHLSVRINGLDTPYWYRDVIDVLEQAGERLDQIMIPKVGCAADVYAVDALVTAAEAAAGRTKRIGLEVIIETAAGIAHVEEIAASSPRLQAMSLGAADFAASMGMQTTGIGGTQEDYYMLHDGAKHWSDPWHWAQTAIVAACRTHGVLPVDGPFGDFSDDDGFRAQARRSATLGMVGKWAIHPKQIALANEVFTPSDAAVAEAREILAAMAEADASGAGAAVYKGRLVDLASVRQAEVIVTQAEMIGG
- a CDS encoding DUF2029 domain-containing protein, whose protein sequence is MAGLGQQVQERSGVLAVLGAALAVVCLIGLHWNIWAVDFSALYFAGYFFCAGDLAQVYAAPPEVIGSQMPPAWVAAVAATGHGDEQTYPFIYPPWVAVLMAPVARFDPQSAMNANLLINVVLTLGSIGLAWRIIGVSAMSFPIWVLISLALVVPGVPLISAVLLGQTQILVFFLCLLAFERYIAGWFIAAGIALALAACIKITPAAFVLIFLFDRNRRALAAFLLTGAAMLAISIAVAGVGLHQTYLAHLGTINAHIYASFFAFSFETFLFETLNALRGTAPLHVENEYIFAKPGWISAVSKLGLLIATGVLWRVTRGDGAHRRTAARLLGLALIVALFAPLGWAHYYLLALFLLPGVLTWMPLRRAMVLLLSVAVTLSLPFQSAFFDLALPVYPQILIMVPVFLATLIALLVAFRQANPA
- a CDS encoding sugar phosphate isomerase/epimerase, with amino-acid sequence MRQLKVYTSLWAMQPHDQTGVKLPFDQVAEMVAAAGFDGLAIDLGASDVATAHEVRPHLEANGLTPLIVAFPKEVDGFRDTLEMAKDFGSPFVDIIGQVMPLTIPEMAPIIRRWIDMSDEVGVPVQFETHRNCITNDLFVTLQLLDLIPQMRICADLSHYVVDREFWFPLSDHDRGLISRILRRSDSLQGRVASRQQIQLQLGFPQHQKWVDLFKGWWREGLADWRSWNQSGDCIFLCELGPPEYAMTGPDGKEMSNRWEEALQIKQWVQKI
- a CDS encoding IS1182 family transposase, with protein sequence MMGPRQEAQAALFYEFSLEDHVPQDHLLRSIDRFVDLSSIRAHLADFYSHTGRPSIDPELLIRMLIVGYCFGIRSERRLCEEVHLNLAYRWFCRLDLADRVPDHSTFSKNRHGRFRESELLRHLFETTVARCIAEGLVSGQRLAVDASLIEADANKQYSAPKEEWDIARIDADAAPRAVREYLDTLDEAAFGAATPVEPKFTSYSDPASQWTAARKGPAFFAYSDNYLIDTDHGVIVDVEATRSIRQAEVGSTKTMLKRAKERFDLHPERLIADTAYGSGPMLGWLVGEKIAPHIPVFDKAGRTDGTWSRADFEWDAENNQYICPEGEALKQFRRNYSDPNRGPTGKGVAKYQALKHTCQSCPSKPKCCPNADARKITREEHEDARDIARAIAKTPQYKISVKLRKKVEMLFAHLKRILGLGRLRLRGPCGANDEFLLAATAQNLRKLAKIFPAPQQTRKA